A window of Gemmatimonadota bacterium contains these coding sequences:
- a CDS encoding ribulose-phosphate 3-epimerase has product MRKVRIAPSLLSADFGKLAEDLKMLEEGGADWLHVDVMDGVFVPNLTFGAKVIETCKKLTSLPLDCHLMVVEPEKYFDSFAKAGADTITIHVETAPHLHRQVMRIKELGVHAGATLNPSTSLETVREVAADLDLLLIMSVNPGFGGQKFIPGSVSKVARARRMLDEANSRALLEVDGGIARETITACWAAGADTFVAGNAVFSAKDPRAEIRALRALCAEQA; this is encoded by the coding sequence ATGCGCAAGGTCCGCATCGCCCCGTCCCTGCTCTCGGCCGACTTCGGGAAGCTCGCCGAGGACCTGAAGATGTTGGAAGAGGGTGGCGCGGACTGGCTGCACGTGGACGTGATGGACGGCGTCTTCGTGCCCAATCTCACCTTCGGCGCGAAGGTGATCGAGACCTGCAAGAAGCTCACGTCGCTGCCGCTCGACTGCCACCTGATGGTCGTGGAACCCGAGAAGTACTTCGACAGCTTCGCGAAGGCGGGCGCGGACACGATCACGATCCACGTCGAGACCGCGCCGCACCTTCATCGCCAGGTGATGCGCATCAAGGAGCTCGGCGTGCACGCCGGCGCGACGCTCAACCCGAGCACCTCGCTCGAGACGGTGCGCGAAGTGGCGGCCGACCTCGACCTGCTCCTCATCATGAGCGTGAACCCGGGCTTCGGCGGGCAGAAGTTCATCCCCGGCTCGGTGTCGAAGGTGGCGCGCGCGCGCCGGATGCTCGACGAGGCGAACAGCCGCGCCCTGCTCGAGGTGGACGGCGGCATCGCGCGCGAGACGATCACCGCCTGCTGGGCGGCGGGGGCCGACACGTTCGTGGCGGGGAACGCGGTCTTCTCGGCGAAGGACCCTCGCGCGGAGATCCGGGCGCTGCGCGCGCTCTGCGCGGAGCAGGCGTGA
- a CDS encoding TlpA family protein disulfide reductase, with the protein MTDRKQWLIIAGAVAFMAAGLWAAVTALGDELFPLKIGGEAPTFSAVTLAGRTSGGQTPGSAKSIDDYRGEVVLLNIWATWCGPCRIEMPSMERLQQRLGPKGLRIVAVSVDDPGMEARITAFAEELGLSFELLHDAPGAIRQQYQTTGVPETFIIDREGTIRRRIIGADDWSSETNIAFLERLLAEPRPDGLPAPKAPVTLPASATPNDTAARARELVR; encoded by the coding sequence GTGACGGACCGGAAGCAGTGGTTGATCATCGCCGGCGCCGTCGCCTTCATGGCGGCGGGGCTCTGGGCGGCGGTGACCGCGCTGGGTGACGAGTTGTTCCCGCTCAAGATCGGCGGCGAGGCTCCCACCTTCTCCGCCGTCACGCTCGCCGGCCGGACGAGCGGTGGTCAGACGCCGGGGAGCGCGAAGTCGATCGACGACTATCGCGGCGAGGTGGTGCTGCTGAACATCTGGGCGACGTGGTGCGGCCCGTGTCGCATCGAGATGCCGAGCATGGAGCGGCTGCAACAGCGACTCGGGCCCAAGGGACTCCGGATCGTCGCGGTGAGCGTCGACGACCCTGGGATGGAGGCACGGATCACGGCCTTCGCCGAGGAACTCGGCCTCTCGTTCGAGTTGCTGCACGACGCCCCGGGCGCGATCCGACAGCAGTACCAGACGACAGGCGTGCCCGAGACGTTCATCATCGACCGCGAAGGCACCATCCGCCGCCGCATCATCGGCGCGGACGACTGGTCGAGCGAGACCAACATCGCGTTCCTCGAACGACTCCTCGCCGAGCCGCGGCCCGACGGACTCCCTGCCCCGAAGGCCCCTGTGACGCTCCCCGCCTCGGCGACCCCCAATGACACGGCTGCTCGCGCTCGAGAGCTCGTGCGATGA
- the tsaD gene encoding tRNA (adenosine(37)-N6)-threonylcarbamoyltransferase complex transferase subunit TsaD, translating into MTRLLALESSCDETSAAVVSGSPDAPRLESLVILSQDVHRIFGGVVPEIASREHLTAVVPVTRQALADAGRGFDDIDAIAVTHAPGLVGALLVGVSYAKALAHALGKPLVGVHHMEGHLFATALEHPLATPPFTALLVSGGHTLLLDVEAWGRYRLLGETRDDAAGEAFDKTAKLMGLPYPGGKHIEALAREGEPGRFKFTKPMLHSGQHLGDADYYDFSFSGLKTAVLLAVRASDDLERDRPHIARGFQDALIGTLVAKTIRAARAHGRTRIVLGGGVACNRTLAEAMTIAAAEMGGTVFAPSPRLATDNAAMIAAAGLFRYTAGQRDGAALNAHAALPIPGLVAPATAAG; encoded by the coding sequence ATGACACGGCTGCTCGCGCTCGAGAGCTCGTGCGATGAGACCTCGGCCGCGGTGGTGTCCGGTTCGCCGGACGCCCCGCGGCTCGAGTCGCTCGTGATCCTCTCGCAGGACGTGCACCGCATCTTCGGCGGCGTCGTCCCCGAGATCGCGTCGCGCGAGCACCTCACCGCCGTCGTGCCCGTCACGCGCCAGGCCCTCGCCGACGCGGGGCGCGGCTTCGACGACATCGACGCCATCGCCGTGACGCATGCGCCGGGCCTGGTGGGCGCGCTGCTCGTCGGTGTGAGCTACGCCAAGGCGCTGGCCCACGCGCTGGGCAAGCCGCTCGTCGGCGTGCATCACATGGAAGGGCACCTCTTCGCGACGGCGCTCGAGCATCCGCTCGCCACGCCGCCCTTCACCGCGCTGCTCGTGTCGGGCGGTCACACGCTGCTGCTGGACGTCGAGGCGTGGGGTCGCTATCGCCTGCTGGGCGAGACGCGCGACGACGCGGCCGGCGAGGCCTTCGACAAGACCGCGAAGCTGATGGGCCTCCCCTACCCCGGCGGCAAGCACATCGAGGCGCTCGCGCGCGAAGGTGAACCGGGCCGCTTCAAGTTCACCAAGCCGATGCTCCACAGCGGCCAGCACCTGGGCGACGCCGACTATTACGACTTCTCGTTCAGCGGACTCAAGACCGCGGTGCTGCTCGCCGTGCGCGCGAGCGACGACCTCGAGCGCGACCGACCGCACATCGCGCGCGGCTTCCAGGACGCGCTCATCGGGACGCTGGTCGCCAAGACGATCCGGGCCGCGCGTGCGCATGGCCGGACGCGGATCGTGCTCGGGGGCGGGGTGGCGTGCAACCGGACGCTGGCCGAGGCGATGACGATCGCCGCCGCCGAGATGGGTGGGACCGTCTTCGCGCCCTCCCCGCGGCTCGCGACCGACAATGCGGCGATGATCGCCGCGGCGGGACTGTTCCGTTACACGGCGGGCCAGCGGGACGGGGCCGCGCTCAACGCGCACGCGGCGCTGCCGATCCCGGGGCTCGTCGCCCCCGCGACGGCGGCCGGATAG
- a CDS encoding prolipoprotein diacylglyceryl transferase has protein sequence MEPITHHPFAYQFGPLELTGFGLAMLLAFLIGQSVASEELDRRGWGSEIMGDITVASVIGGLLGAKLYYAFLVGDMSALFSRAGFVFWGGLMGGILGSVVVVLMKKESFAKISDATAPGLAAAYSVGRSGCWAVGDDYGTPWNGPLAVAFPDGAPPSTVQNLVQQFGLKDFADMPAQQVLAVHPTQLYETAMGLVMFFILWRLRDHKHAQGWLFGVYCVLQGTERFIVEFFRAKDDRFFGTFTMAQMIALGFVAAGATWMALRSKVGPGRPAVMA, from the coding sequence ATGGAACCGATCACCCACCATCCGTTCGCCTACCAGTTCGGGCCGCTGGAACTCACCGGCTTCGGGCTCGCGATGCTGCTCGCCTTCCTCATCGGGCAGTCGGTCGCGAGCGAGGAGCTCGACCGTCGCGGCTGGGGCTCGGAGATCATGGGCGACATCACCGTGGCGTCGGTGATCGGCGGCCTGCTGGGCGCCAAGCTGTACTACGCGTTCCTCGTGGGCGACATGAGCGCGCTGTTCAGTCGCGCGGGGTTCGTCTTCTGGGGCGGCCTGATGGGGGGCATCCTCGGGAGCGTTGTCGTGGTGCTCATGAAGAAGGAGAGCTTCGCGAAGATCTCGGATGCCACGGCGCCCGGACTCGCGGCCGCGTATTCGGTGGGCCGCAGCGGATGCTGGGCGGTGGGCGACGACTACGGCACGCCCTGGAACGGCCCGCTCGCGGTGGCCTTCCCCGACGGTGCGCCACCGAGCACGGTGCAGAATCTCGTGCAGCAGTTCGGGCTGAAGGACTTCGCCGACATGCCGGCGCAGCAGGTGCTGGCGGTGCACCCGACGCAGCTCTACGAGACGGCGATGGGCCTGGTGATGTTCTTCATCCTCTGGCGCCTGCGCGACCACAAGCACGCGCAGGGCTGGCTCTTCGGCGTCTACTGCGTGCTGCAGGGGACGGAGCGGTTCATCGTGGAGTTCTTCCGCGCGAAGGACGACCGGTTCTTCGGGACGTTCACGATGGCGCAGATGATCGCGCTGGGGTTCGTGGCGGCGGGGGCGACGTGGATGGCGCTCAGGAGCAAGGTCGGGCCGGGGCGGCCGGCCGTGATGGCGTGA
- a CDS encoding carbohydrate binding family 9 domain-containing protein has translation MSLRMLLTAAALAASQPLVAQTRAAQAARTTIAPVIDGRPDDAAWGAAPVIDQFLEYEPNTGAEPRFRTELRILYDDRYLYILGRMHDPAPDSIISLLSRRDVRTESEQLKLVIDSYHDRRTAYQFILNPAGVKRDFYVYNDNVEDPTWDAVWDGAAGIDSLGWVAEFRIPFSQMRFADLDAHTFGFLAVRDVARTRQRISWPLYRRDVQGYVSQGGEVTGIGRLPQPRRLEIVPYSVTKNLTRPDGPGQWTHPFQQTLGADVKYGISSNLTLDATINPDFGQVEADPAVLNLSAFEQFFEERRPFFLEGAGIFDFRTACDDIDEGCTGLFYSRRIGRAPQLGGRYFDPANPTSSRILGAAKMSGRFSNGLNVGFLDAVSQEEQGGLGRTIEPRTNYAVARVQQELRKGQGGVGLMLTAVNRTLDADTRDFLRGEAYTGGLDMRQRFLGGNYELHTSLSGSLVRGDRTAIASTQRDGVHRYQRRDDDIAFDSLRTALAGDAQRISVSKFGGGITRFQSVYQRYSPGFESNDLGFQSRADDQMFRNWFSFQLQQPTRLYRRAFVNLNAVANWTTGGLRTQLGLNTNSHVELPNTHWVHFGMNGTLPGSYDDRSARGGPAFRRASSVEGWMGWEGDRRIAYTPTLFGGMWRGDEWRSRGWWVNPGFQFRLSSRFNASLSGNVNYGLNDTQWHSNAGDVASDTAHITFAELEQWTVGITSRLNFTATPTLSIQLYAQPFVSVGDFREWKELGDARASDYDTRFVPYGGGADPGGFNFKQLRTNTVVRWEYRPGSVLFFVWQQGRDRGLDAPTDFDFRRDMGDLFDLHPDNTFLVKFSYWLNP, from the coding sequence ATGTCGTTGCGCATGCTCCTCACCGCCGCGGCCCTCGCGGCGTCCCAACCGCTCGTCGCCCAGACCCGAGCGGCCCAGGCCGCGCGCACCACGATCGCGCCCGTCATCGACGGCCGCCCCGATGATGCCGCTTGGGGTGCCGCGCCCGTCATCGACCAGTTCCTCGAGTACGAGCCGAACACCGGGGCCGAGCCGCGCTTCCGCACCGAGTTGCGGATCCTCTACGACGATCGCTACCTCTACATCCTCGGCCGGATGCACGACCCGGCCCCCGACTCGATCATCTCGCTGCTGTCGCGCCGCGACGTGCGCACCGAGAGCGAGCAGCTCAAGCTCGTGATCGACTCCTACCACGATCGGCGCACCGCCTACCAGTTCATCCTCAATCCGGCCGGCGTCAAGCGCGACTTCTACGTCTACAACGACAACGTCGAGGACCCCACGTGGGATGCCGTCTGGGACGGCGCCGCGGGCATCGACTCGCTCGGCTGGGTGGCGGAGTTCCGCATCCCGTTCAGCCAGATGCGGTTCGCCGACCTCGACGCGCACACCTTCGGCTTCCTCGCCGTGCGCGATGTCGCGCGCACGCGCCAGCGCATCTCGTGGCCGCTCTATCGCCGCGACGTGCAAGGCTACGTCTCGCAGGGCGGCGAGGTGACCGGGATCGGGCGGCTGCCGCAGCCGCGTCGCCTCGAGATCGTGCCCTACTCGGTCACGAAGAACCTCACGCGCCCCGACGGGCCGGGGCAGTGGACGCACCCGTTCCAGCAGACGTTGGGCGCCGACGTGAAGTACGGCATCTCGTCCAACCTCACGCTCGACGCGACGATCAACCCCGACTTCGGCCAGGTCGAGGCCGACCCGGCGGTGCTCAACCTCTCCGCCTTCGAGCAGTTCTTCGAGGAGCGGCGCCCGTTCTTCCTCGAGGGCGCCGGGATCTTCGACTTCCGTACCGCCTGCGACGATATCGACGAGGGCTGCACGGGGCTCTTCTATTCGCGCCGCATCGGGCGCGCGCCGCAGCTGGGCGGCCGCTACTTCGATCCGGCCAATCCCACCTCCTCGCGCATCCTCGGGGCGGCGAAGATGTCGGGCCGGTTCAGCAACGGGCTCAACGTCGGGTTCCTCGACGCGGTCTCGCAGGAGGAGCAGGGCGGGCTCGGCCGGACGATCGAGCCACGCACCAACTACGCGGTGGCGCGCGTGCAGCAGGAACTCCGGAAGGGGCAGGGCGGCGTGGGGCTCATGCTCACCGCCGTCAACCGCACGCTCGACGCCGACACGCGCGACTTCCTCCGCGGCGAGGCCTACACCGGCGGGCTCGACATGCGGCAGCGGTTCCTCGGCGGGAACTACGAGCTGCACACCTCGCTCAGCGGCAGCCTCGTGCGCGGCGACCGTACGGCGATCGCCTCGACCCAGCGCGACGGCGTGCACCGGTACCAGCGCCGCGATGACGACATCGCCTTCGACTCGCTCCGCACCGCGCTCGCCGGCGATGCGCAGCGCATCTCCGTCTCCAAGTTCGGCGGCGGCATCACCCGGTTCCAGTCGGTCTACCAGCGCTACTCGCCGGGATTCGAGTCCAACGACCTCGGCTTCCAGTCCCGCGCCGACGACCAGATGTTCCGCAACTGGTTCTCGTTCCAGCTGCAGCAGCCGACGCGCCTCTACCGCCGGGCGTTCGTGAACCTCAACGCCGTGGCGAACTGGACCACCGGCGGGCTGCGCACCCAACTCGGACTCAATACCAACTCGCATGTCGAGCTGCCGAACACCCACTGGGTGCACTTCGGCATGAACGGCACGCTCCCCGGGTCATACGACGACCGGAGCGCGCGCGGCGGCCCCGCCTTCCGGCGCGCCTCGAGCGTCGAGGGGTGGATGGGTTGGGAAGGTGACCGTCGCATCGCCTACACGCCGACTCTCTTCGGTGGCATGTGGCGCGGCGACGAGTGGCGCTCGCGCGGCTGGTGGGTCAACCCGGGCTTCCAGTTCCGCCTCTCGTCGCGCTTCAACGCGAGCCTCTCGGGGAACGTGAACTACGGGCTCAACGACACGCAGTGGCACTCCAACGCCGGCGACGTCGCGAGCGACACGGCGCACATCACCTTCGCCGAGCTGGAGCAGTGGACGGTGGGCATCACCTCGCGGCTCAACTTCACGGCCACGCCGACGCTCTCCATCCAGCTCTACGCGCAGCCGTTCGTCTCGGTGGGCGACTTCCGCGAATGGAAGGAACTCGGCGACGCGCGGGCGAGCGACTACGACACGCGCTTCGTCCCCTACGGCGGCGGCGCCGATCCCGGCGGCTTCAACTTCAAGCAGCTCCGCACCAACACCGTCGTGCGCTGGGAGTACCGCCCCGGGTCGGTCCTGTTCTTCGTCTGGCAGCAGGGCCGCGATCGCGGCCTCGACGCGCCGACGGACTTCGACTTCCGCCGCGACATGGGTGACCTGTTCGACCTTCACCCGGACAATACGTTCTTGGTGAAGTTCAGCTACTGGCTCAACCCGTGA
- the acpS gene encoding holo-ACP synthase, whose translation MIVGVGFDLVAIARVEQMLARKEQRALDRLFTAHEQAYALARARPAMHLAARLAAKEASFKALTGSDEAKLIGWKEAEVVRGSEGPPVLVFTGRAAARAAELGVTRVHLTLSHTDEVAGGVVILEA comes from the coding sequence GTGATCGTCGGCGTCGGGTTCGACCTCGTCGCGATCGCGCGCGTGGAGCAGATGCTCGCGCGGAAGGAGCAGCGCGCGCTCGACCGGCTCTTCACGGCCCATGAACAGGCCTACGCGCTCGCACGGGCGCGGCCGGCGATGCACCTCGCGGCGCGGCTCGCGGCCAAGGAAGCGTCCTTCAAGGCGCTCACCGGCTCCGACGAGGCGAAGCTCATCGGCTGGAAGGAGGCCGAGGTCGTCCGCGGGAGCGAGGGGCCGCCGGTGCTCGTGTTCACCGGTCGCGCCGCCGCCCGTGCCGCCGAACTCGGGGTGACGCGGGTGCACCTGACGCTCAGTCACACCGACGAAGTGGCCGGTGGCGTGGTGATCCTCGAAGCGTAG